GAGGCCGACGGCCGCTCCGACCTCTACTCCCTGGGGGCCACCATCTTCTGCGCCCTCGCCGGCCGCCCACCATTTGAGGGCAGGAACTTCTCCGAGGTGCTCGTCAAGCAGGCCACCGAGCAGGCCCCGCCGCTGGCCACCCTCGCGCCGCGCGTGGACCGTCGCCTTTGCCATATCATTGACAGGCTCCTCCGCAAGAACCCCGAGGCCCGCTACCAGTCTGCCGCGGCGCTCCTAGACGACCTCAATGGCCTGGGCAAGCTCCAATCGGTTGCGGCCCCTCGCGCCGAAGGCCGAGCCAAGCCCGCCGAGGCACCAACTCTGGAGATGACCGAGGGTCAGCGCGCTCGTGTGGGCGGGGCCTGCGTGCCTCGCGTCTCTCCGCGGGCCGGAGACGGCCCGCCCACAAGATCACCCAAGGCCACCTGGCTCGCCGTCGCGGCGGTCGCGGTGATCGCCATCGTCGTCGGGATCGTTGTTCTTGGCCGCGGCCCCAAGTCGCCCGACCAGGCTAAGAGCGCCAAGTCTTCGACGTCTTCACCCGTCCACCCATCCACTCCTCCACCCATCCCCTCCCCCAAGATCCCCCCACCCCCAACACCTACCCCCCAACACCCGGTTGTTGTTCCCCCGCCCAAGGCCACGGACACCCCCGACCCCAAGGTCGAACCCGAACCCGTCCCCGCCCCCAAGGAGGACGCCGCGGCCCTGGCCAAGTGGCAGGCCATCCAGGCCGATGCGAAGAAGCTAGCCGACGCAGGCAAGTTTGACGAAGCGCTCAAGGCTCTCGATGCCGCCAAGACCTTGCCCCTCGACAACATCGCCGACCTCATGGCCGAGTCCATCGAGTCCATCCAGTCCAGCCGGTCCACTCGCCTCAAGGCCGCCCTCGCCGCATACCAGGCCGAATCGGACAAGCTCTGGTCCCTCTTCAAGGCCCGTGACTACGCCGAGGCGGATGCGCTGCTGGCAAAGATTGTGGGCGGGGTGTCCACAACTGTGGGCGGGGTGTCCACACCCCGCGAAAAGGATCCGCGGCGTGGGGACACGCCGCCCACAATCCAAACCATGTTGGCCGCCGACCAGGAGGCCGCCAAGCTCCTCAAGGAGTTCTGGTCCGCCGCCGAGAAAGGCGTCGCCGCACGCAAAGGCACCATCTCCATCGCTGGGGCGCTCGGCAACGTCACCGCCGTCGAGAACGGCGTCATCACCCTCCAGACCCCCAAGGAGGCCGTCACCCGCCGCGTGGTGGACCTCACGGCCAAGCAGGCCCTCGCCTACGCCGCCGTCGCGCAGCGGGACGACGAGCGCTCGCGCCTCGCCGAGGCCATCTTCCGCATCGCCGAGGGCGAGGACCCCGCCCTGGCCGAGCGAGCCCTCGCCGCCGCAGGCAATCCGCCGGGCCTGAGCTGCTACAAGGACCGCCTCGCCGCCCTCACCCTCGGCGCCGCCGAAGTCGCGGCCCGCAAGGCCTGGGCCGAGATCGAGGCGGCGGCCAAGCCCAAGCCCACCAAAGCCGAAGCCGCGCGATTCCTCGCCCTCCTCGACGCCTTCGAGAAGACCCACGCAGGCACCAAACATTTCGCCGCCGTCCGCGACAGGCTCCCCGCCCTCCGCGCCCAGGCCCAACCCGCCCCCAGAGAGCCCGGATGGGTCGGCCTCTTCGACGGGAAGGCGCTGGTGGGGTGGAAGGCGGTCGAGGGCGGGGCGTTTACGGGTCGCGGGAAGATCGCGGTCGAGCAGGGAGCAGCCGTGCTCGAGGCGGGACGCGACTACACGGGCATCGCGTGGACGGGCGAGGCGCCCAGATCGAACTATGAAATCGCGTTGGAGGCGATGCGGGTGGAGGGGGGCCGGGACTTCTGCGACGTGACCTTCCCCGTCGGCGACGCGATGTGCGCGTTGGTCGTGGGCGGCTTGCGGGGCGACCTCGTGGCGCTGTCGGTGTTCGAGGGCCAAACTGCCCAGACCGACCTGAAGGGCAAACGCATGGCGTTCGAGGCGGGGCGGTGGTATGCCGTGCGGGTGCGCGTGACCGACGAGCGGGTGGAGGCCTGGCTCGACGAGGAG
The window above is part of the Planctomycetota bacterium genome. Proteins encoded here:
- a CDS encoding protein kinase, which translates into the protein MPDSNTKPSTLGGFELVAALGKGGMGTVLKARQVSMDRLVALKILPKKLAENEAFVQRFLREARSAAKLRHPNIVQAYDVGQADGYYFFAMEFVDGEALSEIIRRDGPLEPSRALDVMKQVTSALAAAHKEGIVHRDIKPSNIMLDKEGQVRVTDFGLAKRAEGDVEVTADGAVLGTPAYVAPEMAKGGEADGRSDLYSLGATIFCALAGRPPFEGRNFSEVLVKQATEQAPPLATLAPRVDRRLCHIIDRLLRKNPEARYQSAAALLDDLNGLGKLQSVAAPRAEGRAKPAEAPTLEMTEGQRARVGGACVPRVSPRAGDGPPTRSPKATWLAVAAVAVIAIVVGIVVLGRGPKSPDQAKSAKSSTSSPVHPSTPPPIPSPKIPPPPTPTPQHPVVVPPPKATDTPDPKVEPEPVPAPKEDAAALAKWQAIQADAKKLADAGKFDEALKALDAAKTLPLDNIADLMAESIESIQSSRSTRLKAALAAYQAESDKLWSLFKARDYAEADALLAKIVGGVSTTVGGVSTPREKDPRRGDTPPTIQTMLAADQEAAKLLKEFWSAAEKGVAARKGTISIAGALGNVTAVENGVITLQTPKEAVTRRVVDLTAKQALAYAAVAQRDDERSRLAEAIFRIAEGEDPALAERALAAAGNPPGLSCYKDRLAALTLGAAEVAARKAWAEIEAAAKPKPTKAEAARFLALLDAFEKTHAGTKHFAAVRDRLPALRAQAQPAPREPGWVGLFDGKALVGWKAVEGGAFTGRGKIAVEQGAAVLEAGRDYTGIAWTGEAPRSNYEIALEAMRVEGGRDFCDVTFPVGDAMCALVVGGLRGDLVALSVFEGQTAQTDLKGKRMAFEAGRWYAVRVRVTDERVEAWLDEEKVIDVPRAGGKFTLHPDLAPVTGLGVSAYRTKAALRNIRFRRIEPGAAEGPKKGE